A window of Lodderomyces elongisporus chromosome 8, complete sequence genomic DNA:
attaacCGCAAGTACAAagtcaaatacaaaaacaaatgcaGAAATTAAGACAGAATTGTAATCATCATCCTGATGACATTCTAAATGCTCTTCCATCCAATTGTCCACTACTTGTAGATGTTTGTTGCCTTTATTTTATCAATTCCCTGTAGGAAGTGTCAATATTTCGGACTCGCCAACGTCAAAATAATCCTTTGAGGCTATCAAGTCTACAACATTGGGAACATCCTTAGCAAGCGCACCTGCTAAACTCCATTTGGTGGCCCAGTCTGGTACATTCCCACCAGCAGTAGACGTTGTTGCAACTAACCACTCTGCACTATCATTATTGTCATTCCATTTCAATTCTTCTAAAGACACGTACTCCCCCAAGACTGAATGCTCATACAATGCACCTTTTATGGGTAAACTGACTATCAAAGCCCATTGTTTGGCTGCATCGATGTATATATGAATCAATTCATTGAATGTTCTTTTGCTCAAAGGAAAGCCAAAGTTGTATTGGGCATGAATAGTGTAGCTCCATCCATCCTTATATTGTTGCAAGTTGCGGACTTGCATTTCTGAAATCTCATGGACATAATGTGGCTCGTAATCAGAATGTGTAAAGCCTTGTTCAGTAGTTCCAATAATGGCCTTGCGCAACCGTTCAACGTTGATGTTCTTCAACACTGTTTCACGAGAGCACCAAAAGTCTCCGTCAACTTCGTTGTGTTTGGAGTATACAGGATAGTTTGAAGACTTGTAGAAAGTCTTGCCTTCATTCCATTGTGGTATTTTTTTAAGAAGGGCAACGGAATCATTGAAGATAGCTTCACGCGAAGTATCCACTGGGTATTGCTTAAGTTTTAAAGTTGATGACATTTTTGGACTCTTTAATTCGATTTTATTGTAGAAAAGTCTGATTTGGAGAACGTGAAAGggccaaaagaaaaaataaagaaaacagaaatagGAAGATGGAGACGGAGGGCCaggagaaaaagatgaCAACCCATGGTATTTAAGTGATCCGCATGGTGTATGATAGTATTTATATTATTcgatattgatgattgcTTTGCAGAAAGAAGAACCACAACGGGAAAAAGGTTACAGGGCTATCGCAGTCGCTACcctttcattcttttttcttctacaTTAATTACATTATTttaaattcttttcttctttcttttctttctctttctattttggaAACGTATAGAATCTAGcttattttactttattttatttttcttttttttttttaaataaaaaagaaatccCCTATACCTTCCCAGCCCCCTCCCCATGATAGatacaaaataaagaaggaCACACAGGGACTCCGCTAGCTTTTGCATTTTAAcctggttttttgtttttttccttttgtgcTTTACTtgctttatttattcattcaTTTTTCTCGATAAGAGCAAGTTCACAGAGGTAAATGCATTCCGTGATACCCTTCTTGAGTAATCTATTCCTCACTTTACAATTGGGTCTTAACATAATGTTCCGATAGTTCCAGgaagaaagcaaaacttctacttttttttcctctttttctctctttctatctttctttccgCCTTTCCCCTTCGCATCTTCCTTCAAATCTTTACTAATGTTGctcaatttttatttttattttttagtCAGTTTTCAATTATTCACCTTCTTTATCACCTCTTTAACGTGTTTTTCGTTTCCTTGTCGTTGTTTCCCTGCCCCACTCCCCCCCCCACGCCTTccttggtttttttttcagtttctCACCTtcttgtctctctctctctctctgtatCTCTCTAATCAAAGTTCTCTGTTTCATTTATCAATTGTAAATATTCAAAGTAAAAAGCAATGATTTGCAAATgagaatcaaaaagaatatgTTCATCAACTCCATGTGCGTGTGACTCAACGCTCGTCATTAATCCAGGTCTATATCGAAAGATATTTTTTGTCAAATTCCAATAGTATTTCGTATCAGTATTTCCAGTTGCAATACCAGGAGCCACTATTACTCGTTTGCCATGATACTCTGAATTCGGGTCCGTAAACGCCAATTGTTCGTATACATGACGGATGTTGCCTGAAAACAATTCCCATACACGCCCTGTAGTGGGAGTTGTAGGTGCTGGTTCCAACTCAGAAGTTTTGCGCACAGTAAATTTACCGTTCGAGGTTGCTGCATAaatagttttgttttcggaTTCAAGACCGAGATTGTACTTTTTAGCTATACGACGAATGTGGGCTAAGTCATGGTTGTATGTTGCATCGACTGATGACTCAATTGCGATTCGGTGGTTTACTACCGCCTCCACATACTCGGGCAAGGCATTGGATTTGACTCCTCCGGAAATAACATCGATTGCTTGTGTGCTCGTGATCAAATATCTGCTTAGTAACGATTTGCGATAGAGCCAGTTTCTTGCTGCCTTGTTTGAGTTTTTGCTCTTGTCTGCGTGCAAGAGGTCCCACTTAATATGCTTGTTCAATGAAGGTGAATATTGCGCAATGCATTGATATTCGTGGAATGTTGGATTCTTCGGGGTGAAAATCGGATCGAATGGGTCTTCTTCCAAAGCATCAATTACTTTAGACACAAGTCCAATAGCGGTGTGGTCCGGTGGAACAGACGAGTGCCCCCCTGGAGTATGAAGTCCCACAATCACATCTGTCATTCCTTTTTCTCCAGTACCGGGAAGAGCAAGCAAGACATCATTTTCGTAGGCAATGCTTTGTCCGccttcatcaacaaccgCATAAAATGAGTCGTTTCCGTACTTGGCTGTAAGATGCTTGGCAATATACCGTGCTCCTCTTTCGCCGCCCAATTCCTCATCAAATCCAAACGCCAAAATGATGCTTCTTTTAGGTTGGAACCCGAACTTATAAAGCTCCTCTACAGTTTCCAAGAGACCAATAAGCAAATTTTTGCAGTCAGAAGATCCGCGCCCCCATAATCTGTCGCCATCGTAAACTCCGTCATATGGAGGATGCGTCCATTGATTCAAAGTTGACTGTTGAATTGGTACCACGTCCTGATGTGCCATTAA
This region includes:
- a CDS encoding uncharacterized protein (MEROPS:MER0001269), producing the protein MNNLLRKSESLQTPTTWRRVSKAGGIGLFVIGTFIAWLIYYDIYALPGPFDTFRYPHSGLAFSCSSSSSSLTAPVCQQYEYAFPKSYRENNSTVLNILFDPVFRDQSAKKLSGAVQIATDVYDDDPTVDADPQYWKVKFGPFYNYLRKTFPIVFENLQVEIINSHGIVITWEGSGSGDHDTRGSNELLKPILLMAHQDVVPIQQSTLNQWTHPPYDGVYDGDRLWGRGSSDCKNLLIGLLETVEELYKFGFQPKRSIILAFGFDEELGGERGARYIAKHLTAKYGNDSFYAVVDEGGQSIAYENDVLLALPGTGEKGMTDVIVGLHTPGGHSSVPPDHTAIGLVSKVIDALEEDPFDPIFTPKNPTFHEYQCIAQYSPSLNKHIKWDLLHADKSKNSNKAARNWLYRKSLLSRYLITSTQAIDVISGGVKSNALPEYVEAVVNHRIAIESSVDATYNHDLAHIRRIAKKYNLGLESENKTIYAATSNGKFTVRKTSELEPAPTTPTTGRVWELFSGNIRHVYEQLAFTDPNSEYHGKRVIVAPGIATGNTDTKYYWNLTKNIFRYRPGLMTSVESHAHGVDEHILFDSHLQIIAFYFEYLQLINETENFD